In Syntrophorhabdaceae bacterium, the following are encoded in one genomic region:
- the hslV gene encoding ATP-dependent protease subunit HslV, whose translation MEATTILCVRHKGKVAIGGDGQVTMGDIVMKHTAKKVRRLFHDKVIAGFAGATADAFTLFERFEKKLEQYNGNITRAAVEMAKDWRTDRMLRRLEALLIVADDEHTFVVSGTGDVIEPDDGVAAIGSGGAYAQSAAKALLRHADLSARGIVEEAMHIASEICIYTNDKAVIEEL comes from the coding sequence ATGGAAGCAACGACGATTTTATGTGTAAGACACAAGGGGAAAGTTGCCATCGGAGGCGACGGCCAGGTCACGATGGGCGATATCGTCATGAAGCATACGGCAAAGAAGGTACGCCGCCTCTTTCATGACAAGGTGATCGCCGGTTTCGCGGGGGCCACGGCGGATGCCTTTACCCTCTTCGAGAGGTTCGAGAAGAAGCTCGAGCAGTATAATGGAAATATCACCAGGGCCGCCGTAGAGATGGCAAAAGACTGGAGAACGGACCGGATGCTGAGACGGCTCGAAGCGCTCCTGATCGTGGCCGATGACGAGCATACCTTCGTCGTATCCGGAACGGGAGACGTGATCGAGCCGGATGACGGGGTCGCCGCCATAGGGTCCGGGGGCGCCTATGCCCAATCGGCCGCAAAGGCCCTTCTGCGGCATGCAGACCTATCCGCCCGCGGGATCGTGGAAGAGGCGATGCACATTGCCTCGGAGATCTGCATCTATACGAATGATAAAGCGGTAATCGAGGAGCTTTAA